The sequence ACACAGAAGTGGTATAATAACGGTAAGACTaggaaataaatatgaattaatcaAACATTAAGGGAATTTAGTAGCTCCCAAATGGCAAAACTCAATGAAATCCATTTCTCAATTCTTTGCTCAGAATGTCGCTTAACACTTTTAGGACTATTTAGAAAAGTTTGAAGAAACCTGATCTGATATCAGTGTAGTAAAAAGGATTTCAAATACTTAAACTGCACTGATTTTCTAATAGTTTTGTATTCTTTAAACACTGTTTTCTCAGTTTTatcttttttactattattttatttttacaaaatcgcAAAATGTAAAACACTAAAACTTTAAGGCAGATTCATCAAAGAACTTGAAAATTCTTTGTGAGTTCAATAACAATCTGCTTAACAGAATTAAGGATCGGTTCTCTATACCTTCCagagattaaatatttaaaaggaagCAGGAGTAGAAATCATGTTCTTTTATACGTCTaatcatctatgtaaactttttGATTCTTTTGacaactttttaatttcttttaaaaactaattcattACTTGCAAAATTTATCCCCAAAAGTGCACATCAGAGTACACTGTTgtgagtgtaaaaaaaaaaaaaaatgttgattacaAAATAACGGAATTTCAAATTCCtcaattaaaaaaagcaaacaaattttaaattttcaaatgattttttctttgtttgtcaTGCGATAATTGCTATTTAATAATTACTTTCAGTAATATGAACATGACATACgtgtaaatctttaaaaatgaaaaaaaaaagtaccaattCCCTTTTAACATTATTAATTTTGGTCAAATATTCAATCAGCCAAATAAGtcgttttaaatttgatttattgttATGCAACAAGTAATGTAGCCACCGGGAAAAAAATTTAGTGAGCACCGCGTTATTGACGTAAAAATGATGATCTTTCTTTAATGGTACCTTATCAACATAATATTTATTTCTGGATAGCTAATATTATGGAATATGATATACTCACTACATTGTGCGTTACCACGACCTCTGCAAAGCCAAGCATATCTAATTATGTATAGCATAAAGGGGGGACATGCCAGGCGGGAGTAGCACCAATCATGGCTCAGACAGCAACTGAAAACAAAGCAAACATTAATTGGCGAAGCAGTGTCTAACTCAAAATAATACTACCctgggcaggtaaaaggcagtatctaCAATTGAGACAGTGTAGTGGAAAGGGCTACAAAAGGCagtgcaaagggatgtaagtttcaagattaaaaatttggaaataaccagtacaaatggtaggtgaacctctcctctgtcttggggcaagagatggtacgagtagtcctggtaggtgctgttatacagcatgatttagaagaacctttcaatgaaagtctacctaggactgcatctttaaacgcgttttattcaaaacttgaaaatgtccaatcACACCCTTTGGCACTCACTgccttaattgttttttttttcttttatttactaatttcatcatttttcttattttttgcattttggcaTCTActttactttagttttttttgtGCAAACATGCCCAAATTATCCACTTTTATCATAATATaatcgaacccgcttaatggaatagccatttgccataaaaaagtattctaataagcgggatattccattaaccgggatcaaaatcaCTAGTTACAACGGTTTGGTACAATGGAAATTTATTATATTAAGCgcaatattcttttaaccgatattctaaagagcgggcttgactgtattgGATTTTCTTCAAGGGATACGAGGACAATAGCAACATGTTTATTTGATTTTCACTGAAAATAAAGATTGAAAAGAAGTTCAAATCTCAAAATTTTAATGGTGTTTTAAGGGGTGGGGGGAATCAAACGCGCGATTCTTCTAGTGACTCTGTAACCCATTATTGGTTATACTTTCAACGGCAGAATATCTTTCTGCGTTCCTGAATTTTTGGACTATTAGTGTAAACACGTATTTACTAATgggaagttttaattttttaaaaaaaattcatagaatggAGCATCATATAGTTCAAATAGAATAGTAATTGTCTAACATTATCTTACATATTAATCTACATTTGAAATGGCATATAATTCAAAAGAGTTTTGTATCGTAAAATAACTGTTTCGTAAAAACCACATGACTACTGTTCTTTTCCAAAACGCCCAGTTCCCGTGGTTACGCTGTATTTAAGCAAAATacgttacaaagaaccttttggTGATAATgactcaattttgttaaaaagttcaGATAAGGCATCGGAACTTAGCATGGCAGTGTTATAGGGTCCCGAATTCTCAGTGTCTTTAAACATATCGCACCCCGGCCAcagaagtgacacaactcaaaagtttgaaaaagcGAACCATTCTTTTGATTTGAAATCTAAATTCAGTGCTCGACAACTCACAAAGTTTGTTTAGATAACTGTTGCTTGGTGACGAATAAACGATATAACCAATGGCGACATATCATTAACTTAGTATTTCAGAACTAAGGACGGAACCAAGGGAATGGCGGTGTGGGCGATTGGCACTCCCATGAGGGACTCTGCATTGGTAATTTTTCCgaactgaagtcctaaaatgaaagtgtaggccatctttgttaACGTTAAGGAAATGAAAGGGGTTCGAATCTCCCTTCCGGAAAGTTatcgaaattaaagtttcaaaaaggcaatttgtACCTTGTAAGAGGTAAGGTAAACAACAGCTCCCTCCTTCAAAGATTTCCGGATCCACTCTGCATAACATAGAAGAAAACTTTCAAACTTCTAAGTTTTTAGACAATCATTTAGACTAAGAAAACGGATCGGTATTTTTTTTAGTTGCGTCACTTTTTTTTGCTGGGAGCCTTATGAGTCTTCTTTACTAAATAAATTCTTTCATGGACTAGTTTTCTAATTATTCTCATCATTAGTCGCGAGAATGTTCATTAAAAATGAGACTTGGTTCATTAAAGTTAGACTAACTCACTGGCCATTGAAAAAGTCAAGTTCTTTTAGAAATAGAACTTCAATCATTTAGGTAGACTTAGGTTCGAAAATCTTTTTCGTATGAACAGGAAGGAAAGTCCTTGCACTTaaaagaaaagatatttaagaATTTTCTTACCTTTTGTCTAAAATGTTACATAATTTGGGATTAGTCTTTCCACTctttattcatttctttaaaatttgacatttgtaatGAGTATCCAACTGTTTTTAACATTTCGTAATCAAAAACtgttgaaattgaagctctaaactacaacttttttttaattacatcaaCAATTTACGCAAAAGTTTTAGATATCATCAGAGTTGGTATCAAAAACATTATCGAAAGTATTGACGTAGTTTCTTAGTTCTGGTATTTTGAGGTTTCATTACTTTCTCAAGAGCAATATAAAGCAAATTTCAAGCTGATGATGGCCCTAATGCACGTAGTTGCTGTTGTGAAAGAAGTTGGAATTGGTCTTATTGGAAAACGTAGCAAATGATAAAATGCGATAATCAAAGACAAATCTAAATGGATGTCATCACTCGCACCTAAATGTCTTAAATTAAACATATCAAGGAAATGGTAATCCTAGTAATTTGTGAAATAGGTCAATGATAAGGAGTAAAGATAATACTAGATTTGAGCATTATGGTTACTTTTAGCTGTCAATATAACAGCTCTTTAGATTACTATTGCGTGAACATTTGGCGAACTGAATATTTACCGTTCAgccaaatgattttctaagagtGATACTCCTCCCAATTTTCGTTAAACACAGGTTATTTAATTTCACTGTTGTAGTGTCCAGCACCCCAACAGAGACATTTCTCGACCCCTCTCTCCTGGTCGCACGATTACTTCAGCCTGGTGCTTGGGTGCGGAGGAGCGAAGGGATGTTTGGGGAGAGAGATGACTGAGGTCTGAGAGAGAGCAGCGGTGTTGTGCGCTGGCTCTGACCGGTAGTTGATCTGTTTCATGTTGTGCGTTATGCTTTATGCTGATTCTTGTGTATATATTGTACAGAAAATTAGTGAATGTGTGTAAATAAAAGCTCTTAAAATTAATCAGACGAGTTCACTAAATCTTCAACGAACCAAAGCGGATAAAGGGCAAGCTAAGCCCTGCACTCGCTACAACTGTGTTAGAGATTCACTGTGTATTTCCTCCCCCCTCTTCGTTCGTAATCACAAGATTCGCTTTCATTCTTGCAGCGTGGTTTTACAGAGGACGCGCAAGTTCTTTTGGGGCCCAAGGTAGTGTGGTCATTTATAAACCAAAATCTTGGCCAAAGGGTCGTGAGCTTTATTCTGATGATCAGGCAAAGACCCTCCTCTACGCTAATGGTTTTTGATACACGTTTTGAATTTGTCGTGGTCACATTGTCCTCTATGTTCCCATTGCAGAGCAATGCTTATGAGGGTGCTGGATCAGGAGGTGCTCGGCTTATTGTGTGAATCACAAAGACTGAGCTGTCTCCAGAGAGCCACCTAACTGGCAAACTAGCACTACAGTTGGTGTGGAAGAGCGTGGGGTGTCAAGTCCATCCTTATAATTAATTGATCTGTGTCTGAATAGCgggaaaagcatttaaaattagaaataattaattttcttaaaaaatcgaaCGTTTAAAGGCCCTAGGTTAGTtttttaagtggaaaaaaaaggTGGATTGAGTCAATAAATTGATTGTGAATTTGACTTGTGTACTGGAACAAATTATGTGTCTGAAActgatataaaaaatgaaatgaaacaaaagaTGTTTTCAAGGAAGTTCATCGTTATATTTGTCCTACAGCGGGAATATTAAGGCTTAGAGAAAAAGGAGGTTGCaccatttttacaaattttaaattaggTTCACATTCTGgtctaaaaaaaggaatttcaccTTTTGATACAAGAAAGAGATAGTCCCGGTTGCTTTTTCAAGTCAAAGACATGTCAAGCATGCAaggaaattatatttcatgaaattaaaacattcaaaaatttcatttttttttatttcctaaaaccgtaaaaaaatggaaaaataatgccTCATTTAGCTGCTTTCTCTTCAATTATGCGTTTTACTGCAGTTTTGATTTCCATATGAATAAGGAAACACCACATTACTTATCAATAAAATCCACGGGGCTTCCAGCGCCTCTGAATCCGCAGAAGCATCCGTATCTTCGGTAACGGAGAGGGTCGCAACCTGTTTGGCATTGAATCATGTGACCTAATTGAAAAACGCTTCTTGTGTCTTCAGTTTCAGATAGGTACCTCACGTTGGATAGACTCGCATTCCATTCTGAAACTAAAACCAAAGCAAGTTATTTACGACAGAAATAGCAAACATCATAAACTGGCAATGTTTTCAGATGCGGGTTCTCTGACTTCCACACTCTTTCCAATGGCAcctaagataattttaaatttgcaattttaggacTTCACTTTAGAAAAACTTTCGAGAAAAGCCATGTAACCTCTCTTTCTGCTCTCATctaaccaaaaaaataattattaaaaaagaacaaaaaaccccgactgtggaaaaactaaaaacactaaaaagaaaaaaatataaacccagtagtttagaatattacttagtactactgaataacttcACCATTgcaatagttttataatcgatacacacataagacaaatcataaattgaaaagcagaatagaaggatcaacagtcggggcccatttaaattttacggggttccttgattggttaaaaaggaatgggccccgactgttgatccttccagtctgcttttgaatttataatttgtcttatgtgtgtatcgattataaaaccaTTGCAATGGTGAAGTCATTCAGTAGTACTAAACAACATTTTAAACTActggattaatatttttttctttttagtcttttcAGTTTTTCCGCAgcagagttttttgtttttattcaataattattttttatttcactcttttttagtctttttaagttaattttcattgagttattatgattataagatggTTTTTGTCTTTCGTGTCAACTTTTCAAACTACAGGATACCCTCAGAAGTCATACAAATTATGCATATAaggtaaaaaaagtaaaaactcaccAAATGCAGTTtacaataaacaattttattcatacaaagaCTTTAATAGTTACCGCAAATAAAATTGTGTATTTATACatattaaagtaaaagttttcacGTATAGTTTTTCTGGAGTGTTTAATCCGCGGACATTCTCGCTTGATGCCCCAGCAACAGTCAGTCATTATATACGCATCCAATCTACCTTGATATCGTGTCTCCATGACCTCCAAAACTTGGTGAAATCGATCACTCTGTAAATCACTGACTGCAACAAGATTTTTCGGAAAGTTTGTAAAGATGGCtatgtaaacgagctgatgtgtgcatcacatgacttccttttactccacttgaatgtcattttctcattattggcagttttgatgcgattaaatagtttactctctaaatatcaccaacagtggccaaattgaagtcagatttgaaaaaaaaaataaataaataaataaataaatttaaaaaaaaaaaagaaaaattaatttgaattttgacatcttgaattcaaattatgtttttcgcaatcacgagtgtgtgtatgtaggcatgtgtgtttgtgtgtgtgtggggggtgtttgtgtgtacggggtatgtgtgtttgtgtctgtgtgctggcataagtgtggggggatatgtgtatgtgtgtgtgtatgtatgcgtatgtgtatgtcggcatatgtgtttgtgtttgtgtgcaggcatgaatgtgtgggtagttgtgtgtatgtgtgtgtatgaatgcgtgtgtgtttgtgtgtgtatgtgtttgtgtgtgtatgtgtttgtgtgtgtatgtgtttgtgtgtgtaggtgtatgtgtgtgtaggtgtataggtgtatgtgtttgtgtgtgtgtatgtgcgcgtgtgtgtgtgtagttgtgtatgtatgcgcgtgtgtgtaggacatggatgcaacctggagacggctttcgctataggtgcagcatcgtgaggagcccgcctgtccacggtgatggtgcagagggtgacggtgggaaaataaaatgataggacatcaaaaacagtcaaatgaaagcaataagcaatcgtgattgctcaaaaaaaaatcgccaaatttgtcgccaatttggcgataaaacttggcgaccaaaagctatGGGCGACCCAAAGGCGACCTATGAGCAGACACGTCCCTTATAACCTTATAtagaatgtttttcagtgaatgaaaaagtttgctATCTTTGacgaaaataaatttcagaaagtaatatagggatgaaaagcgttaccactaattgttgtgattgcaaaaaaaaaaaaaaaaggaagagaaaagaaaaaggtccaGAGTGGGATTCGATCGTGCTATCTCTGGAGCACAAAATCGCGCCTTAACCGACTAGGCTAGCGGCGCGGCGGCTCGACAGCGAgacattttaaattcataagGCGCCTAGGAGATTCCATTgcgactttaaatcgatttttttcataattttctgagtattgcgtcgtattactttaactacgtaaggtactaggggtcctctttcaccacaaaaaaaaaaaatgacgcaaatctccgaccccacggtcgtgccgtctccttgtaagacttataaactttgcaaatatacactgatggcctttGAGGAAAggtcctacagattttgttgcaggggccCAAAATTTGTAGATCCGGGCCTCGATCCATGCTCATTTCTGCGAAGAGTAGTCACATTCTCATAAGTTGTAGAGAAAAAACTTGACGTGgtagaagaaaacaaaatacagttttgaaatcagcaagCCTAGTTATCTATAAAACTCTATAAAACAGCTCAAAAAACCAAACTCAACAGTAATTATTTTGCAAATTGTTCCCCAgtataatcttaaaatacaaaaaaaaaaagaataaatattccCATACTTGTGTACTAATGAAAAAtgtattaacaaaaataaaacaataagtaGATATACTTTACGTAAATCTAATAATGTTCtcagaaaaattgtacaaatcatatccaacacttttaaattttgtttaacaattttaataatttccgCCTCCTTTTCGCGTAATTTGTGATTGATTCACGATTTATATAGGCATGATAAAGTATAAAACGTTTATATAAGTAATTTATGaaggatttaaaaatatttgaccaCTCCTTGTAACATAATAGACAAATAAGAGTGGACAAATAAGCCTCAAAAGTGGTTTTAAtgatcaagaaaaaataaaactacagagaaatcataaaatgaaataacaattcCAACTCATTCGCTCCGCAGTTTCAAGAAACAGTCCTTTTTGTTATAATTCTTTTTATAaatgtaacagagtggacattctCAACTTTTAAA comes from Uloborus diversus isolate 005 unplaced genomic scaffold, Udiv.v.3.1 scaffold_364, whole genome shotgun sequence and encodes:
- the LOC129233377 gene encoding acidic phospholipase A2 CM-II-like, translating into MRPHFLLLWTALGIFCAFANADEEVSEWNASLSNVRYLSETEDTRSVFQLGHMIQCQTGCDPLRYRRYGCFCGFRGAGSPVDFIDNCCLSHDWCYSRLACPPFMLYIIRYAWLCRGRGNAQCTGGNYANAVFNRCAFQLCECDRVFAKCISHSSCPQKKAVCWSNPFIAIANILASFT